The following nucleotide sequence is from Ahniella affigens.
AGGCTGGCGACATGCTGGCCACGATGGCGGATACCGAGTCAGCTGAACGCGAGCTTGGTTTTTCGCCCAAAACCCGGATTTCCGAAGGATTGCCCCTGCTGGTGGACTGGTGCAGGCGCTATGATGGCGGGCTGATCCAGAAAAACTGAATGCCAAGCCATGTCGGATATCGTGCTCAGTGTGGTTGTGCCGGTTTATAACGAACAGGACAACCTCACGCCGTTGATCAATGAAATCACCGCTGCCCTGCGCGGCGTGGTGCCGTTCGAAATTGTGTATGTCGACGATGCGAGCAAAGATCGCACCGCCGAAGTGTTACGCGCCGAAAAGGCCCGCGTGCCCGAACTCCGCGTGGTGCAGCACAGCCGCCAGAGTGGTCAGAGCACCGCGATTCGTAACGGTGTCAAAGCGGCCCGTGGCCAATGGATCGGCATGCTCGATGGTGATGGCCAGAACGATCCAGCGGATCTCGCGAAGTTGTGGCAAGAGCATCTCGCTGCACCCGCGGACGTGAAGCTGTTTGCCGGCTGGCGCACCACGCGCCGTGATGTGTTCTCGAAGCGCATTTCGTCCAAAGTCGCCAACGCGGTGCGCAGCCGCCTGCTCCGCGATGCAACGCCCGATACGGGTTGCGGCCTGAAAGTCTTCGAACGCGAGGTCTTTCTCGATCTGCCGTATTTCGATCATATGCACCGCTATTTGCCGGCACTCGTGCAGCGCGCCGGATGGCAAGTGCGAAGCGTGCCGGTCGCGCATCGACCGCGCACGGCGGGCGTC
It contains:
- a CDS encoding glycosyltransferase family 2 protein; this translates as MSDIVLSVVVPVYNEQDNLTPLINEITAALRGVVPFEIVYVDDASKDRTAEVLRAEKARVPELRVVQHSRQSGQSTAIRNGVKAARGQWIGMLDGDGQNDPADLAKLWQEHLAAPADVKLFAGWRTTRRDVFSKRISSKVANAVRSRLLRDATPDTGCGLKVFEREVFLDLPYFDHMHRYLPALVQRAGWQVRSVPVAHRPRTAGVSKYGMLDRLWVGISDLRGVAWLIKRSKRTTAKEL